From a region of the Panicum virgatum strain AP13 chromosome 2K, P.virgatum_v5, whole genome shotgun sequence genome:
- the LOC120666068 gene encoding F-box/LRR-repeat protein At2g43260-like, with protein sequence MAPPRPRSPPTTRAMLARAAASSDRIPPDVLFDVLLRLPARDLCRLRAVSRSWRALASDPLFVAAHAERHGEPLFLAKFRDDMTSVYVVDLSGGVVKRMGIAAGAGSGPYHRLLRTRLDLGCLATDWNRCSVLDPATGAVHVLPERPAEEHANCVNLSNPYTFFALGQVASTGEHKVLRMFNRLGFHNGGQQIFEVFTINGGTGHARWRGRQGPGLFIDECSSVVVDGVVYFLTSRVYEGARCGIRPDYIVSFDLGREDWRRDLRGPISSNVGYAKVSLYMRRQLALAELKGSLVVADHRLHPLTMDLWFLSDFESGLWVKQYHIWIESLNLRSADEYHLKPLLMLDDGRLVLYLAPTGWMFICDPGTSTFAQLDMKCLDSVAVYTGNLLSSEEGERV encoded by the coding sequence AtggctccgccgcggccgcgctcccCGCCGACGACCCGGGCCATgctggcgcgcgccgccgcgagctccgacAGGATCCCCCCGGACGTGCTGTTCGACGTCCTGCTGAGGCTCCCGGCGAGGGACCtctgccgcctccgcgccgtctCCCGCTCGTGGCGCGCCCTCGCCTCCGACCCGCTCTTCGTCGCGGCGCACGCGGAGCGCCATGGGGAGCCCCTCTTCCTGGCCAAGTTCCGGGACGACATGACGAGCGTCTACGTCGTCGATCTCTCCGGCGGCGTCGTGAAGCGGATGgggatcgccgccggcgcgggcagcGGCCCTTACCACCGGCTGCTCCGCACGCGCCTGGACCTCGGCTGCCTGGCCACTGACTGGAACAGATGCAGCGTTCTAGACCCGGCGACCGGAGCTGTTCACGTCCTGCCGGAGAGGCCGGCGGAGGAGCATGCCAATTGTGTCAACTTGAGCAATCCTTACACCTTCTTCGCGCTCGGCCAGGTCGCCTCCACGGGAGAGCACAAGGTGCTCCGGATGTTCAACCGGCTTGGTTTCCACAACGGCGGCCAGCAGATCTTTGAGGTGTTCACCATCAATGGCGGTACCGGTCATGCGCGGTGGAGAGGACGGCAGGGCCCTGGTCTCTTCATTGACGAGTGCAGCAGTGTTGTCGTTGATGGGGTTGTCTATTTCTTGACGAGCAGAGTTTATGAAGGTGCCCGTTGCGGGATTCGACCGGACTATATTGTGTCGTTCGACCTTGGAAGAGAGGATTGGAGGAGAGATCTCCGCGGCCCGATAAGTAGCAATGTTGGATATGCGAAGGTGTCACTTTACATGAGACGCCAACTCGCTTTGGCTGAGCTGAAAGGTTCTCTAGTTGTTGCAGACCACCGTCTCCATCCGCTTACCATGGACCTATGGTTTCTGTCGGACTTTGAGAGTGGGCTCTGGGTGAAACAGTACCACATTTGGATTGAATCGTTAAACTTGAGGTCAGCAGATGAGTACCATCTTAAACCATTGTTGATGTTAGATGACGGGAGGTTGGTCCTATATCTGGCACCTACAGGATGGATGTTCATATGTGACCCAGGAACCAGCACTTTTGCCCAACTGGATATGAAATGTCTTGATTCAGTTGCTGTGTACACGGGAAATCTCTTGAGTTCAGAAGAGGGTGAGAGGGTGTAG
- the LOC120666056 gene encoding uncharacterized protein LOC120666056: MASPGPSSPPPARSGRRRPPVDSNATGVLPPDVLFDVLLRLPAKELCRLRAVCRSWRELTSAPLFISEHAARHPLFLANYRDDEAHIHIVDLSGSVVKRIPNADGHRLLPTRLDLACAATVSNRCRVLDPATGRVRILPESPAPEHADRENLWYTNFAFARIGSTGEDKVLRMFPMFSRSTLLCEVLTINGASGSCSSHAQWRARPSNDHFAGQFATVVGEVVYFKVDIVYSYYGSIIGVVNLGIPLYEIHSFDLGREEWRGTLRGPIRVIFGTDEYDDDLDDYSYIRHEITLADLRGSLALVNYRKCKHIMNLWLLKDFDNGVWVKEYRIQIEPIFSTAEMCVKALFMLDDGRVVIHFPVTGLLFMYDPRTNTSAQVEMRQLDALAMYTGNLLSLQVGDMV; the protein is encoded by the coding sequence ATGGCGTCGCCGGGGCCGTCCTCccctccgcccgcccgctccgggcgccgccgcccgcccgtcgACTCGAACGCCACGGGCGTGCTGCCCCCGGACGTGCTGTTCGATGTCCTGCTGCGGCTGCCCGCCAAGGAGCtctgccgcctccgcgccgtctgCCGCTCCTGGCGCGAGCTCACCTCCGCCCCGCTCTTCATCAGCGAGCACGCGGCGCGCCACCCGCTCTTCCTGGCCAATTACCGGGACGACGAGGCGCACATCCATATCGTGGATCTGTCCGGCAGCGTGGTGAAGCGGATACCCAACGCGGACGGCCACCGGCTGCTCCCCACGCGCCTCGATCTGGCCTGCGCGGCGACGGTGAGCAACCGCTGCCGTGTGCTTGATCCGGCTACCGGAAGGGTTCGCATCCTGCCGGAGAGCCCCGCGCCGGAGCATGCAGATCGAGAGAATTTATGGTACACCAATTTCGCATTTGCGAGGATTGGTTCTACTGGAGAGGACAAGGTGCTACGGATGTTCCCGATGTTCAGCAGGTCGACCCTTCTATGTGAGGTGCTTACCATCAACGGTGCTTCTGGTTCTTGTTCCAGCCATGCGCAGTGGAGGGCGAGGCCGAGCAATGATCACTTTGCCGGGCAGTTTGCCACCGTCGTTGGTGAAGTGGTCTACTTTAAGGTGGATATTGTATACTCGTATTACGGTTCTATAATTGGTGTTGTCAACCTTGGCATTCCTCTTTACGAGATCCATTCCTTTGACCTTGGGAGAGAGGAATGGAGGGGAACTCTGCGAGGGCCAATACGTGTCATCTTTGGAACCGATGAGTATGATGATGATTTGGATGACTACTCTTACATTCGGCATGAGATTACTCTAGCTGATCTGAGAGGCTCCTTAGCTCTTGTGAACTACCGTAAGTGCAAGCACATCATGAACCTCTGGCTTCTGAAAGACTTTGACAATGGTGTCTGGGTGAAAGAGTATAGGATTCAGATTGAACCTATTTTCTCGACTGCCGAGATGTGTGTAAAGGCATTGTTTATGTTAGATGATGGAAGGGTAGTCATCCATTTCCCAGTGACTGGACTGCTGTTCATGTATGATCCAAGAACCAACACTTCTGCACAGGTGGAGATGCGGCAACTTGATGCGCTTGCGATGTACACTGGAAATCTGCTGAGTTTACAAGTTGGTGACATGGTGTAG